In the Arachis ipaensis cultivar K30076 chromosome B04, Araip1.1, whole genome shotgun sequence genome, tgttaccacatccattaaatgcatatgtagtttatgatatgcggataaactgaccaaataacgcaatgttatcgcatccactacaggggaatacgtttcttcataatctatactaggtctttgtgaaaaaccttgtgccacaagccgagctttgtagcgtacttcatttttctcatttcgttttctcacaaatacccatcagTATCCaataggttttacatcttctggtgtaagGACTACAGGTCCGAAGatttcacgttttgcaagtgagtctaactcagccttcatggcttcttcccattttggccaattattcctttgtcgacattcttcaatTGATCTttgctcaagatccttactttcatgcatgatatttaatgtcacattatatgcaaatatttcattgacaattgccTTATTTCAGTCcaatttctctcctgtaaagacataatttatcgagatctcgtcatttttacaattttcaggtacctgaacgtcttttggcgttaaaactatatcagaattttggacaactgcaggtgtctctactatgtctttttcaacagaaatcgtatttacctctttttttttcgatgatttttgtctttggaaccgacaggcctaccACGCTTTTGCCGTGAATTTGCTTTAGTAGCTACTTGTTCTActaggacatcaattcgaattggggcattttttgctggtatataagatttggctatcctctttgtatcggaaaatgcatcaggcaattcatttgataTTCTTTGTAAatatataatcttttgaacttctagttcacattaccttgatcgaggatctaaatgcatcaaagaTGATGCTTtctaattaagttccttttcaggaagcttattctctcccccctaatgttggaaattttgattcatcaaaatgaccatccacaaatcgggctttaaatacatctccagtttgtatctcgagatacctcactatagagggagaatcatatccaatatatatccccaattttctttggggtcccattttggtgcgagaaggtggtgcaatgggaacatatattgcacacccaaatattcttaaatggaaaatatttggctgctggccaaaggctaattgcataggagagaactaatggtaactcgttggcctcaaacgagtAAGTGCTGcgacatgtaaaatagcatgcccaaACCGacgttgggagatttgttcttataagtaagggtctagcaattaattggaggcgtttaataagtgattctgctaacccattttgtgtgtcaatatgagctactggatgttcaacacttattccattagccatacaataagcatcaaaggcttgggaagtaaattcaccagcattatcaagacgaattgctttgattggattttctgaaaattgtgcttttaacagaataatttgagccagtaatatCGCAAACACCatgttgcgagaagacaataagcacacatgtgaccatctcgaagatgcgtctattaggaccataaaatatctaaaagatccacatggtggatgaataggtccatatatatcaccttgaatcctttctaggaattcaggggactcaaatccaatatttactggtgatggccttaaaattaatttcccttgagaacatgcagcacaacaaaatttactaaatttaagaatcttctagttctttagtgaatgtccatgggagttttcaataattctccgcatcatggttgttcccggatgactcaatcggtcgtgccaagttatgaattcatttgggctagtaaacttctggtttacaatgacatgtgattcaattgcactaatcttggtataatataacccaaatGAAAGTGAGGATaaattttctaatataacctttttatttaaatcatgagttgtcatacataagtactcatgattttcctcattcatagtttcaatatgatatgcatttcggcgaatatttttgaaactcaacaagttcctcagaaacttggtagataatagtgcattatttattatgaattttgttcctccaagaaacaaaattatagctcttccggagccttctatcacattttctgagccaataatagtattaacatattcttcttttggcacaagatgggtaaaatatatattatttttgagaatagtgtgcaaacttgcactatccgcaagacaAATATCTTCATAATAtgttctttccatttttcttcaaagacaaataataataataataaaatgagtaaaagtacatacacagtaaaattattcacatgaatacttaacaaacacacatattaaactatttcatcattgatcaaatagccaatatttccttcaagatcctcaaaaaaattagatacatcataatgagggtggaattttcataatttgaaacaaaattttttttccttttctttgtcatcctttttcaaggatacttgataaagatcaattaggtgccttggggtacaacAGGTACGTGActaatggccctttccaccacaacggaagcatttatcctcaattgatttactttgcctattgtttctttctttatcccacttctggtgagatcctttcttgtgaatataattatttttccttccataatttttttttattcccaaaatcttgccatttacctcctCTGTGGTAATGATTTGCTGCATTTACTTcaagaaatggggcggcgccagctggacGCGCTTCATGATTCCTTAGAAGTaattcattgttgcgttcagtaacaagaaggcaagaaattaacttagAATATTTTTTACATCTTTTTTCTTGATAttactgctgcaggagcacattcgacgcatggaaggttgagaaatttttctctaacatatcattatcagatatcttttccccacataattttATTCATGAGGTAATTCGAAACATTGCTGaaatatattcatttatggatttaaaatcttgtagacgcaagtgcgtctATTTATATCGtgtttgaggaagtatcactgtcttttgatgattgtacctttcttcaaggtctttccacagatctgcaggatcttttaatgtgagaaattcttttttcaatccttcgtcaagatgacggcGAAGGAAAATCATGACTTTAGCTTTATTGTtatgggatgtattattttcagccttaatggtatctccaagatccattgaatcaagatgaattttagcatcaagtatccatgataaataattgtttccagatatatcaagagcattaaatttaagaggagagagtttcgacataatgaaaatttgctACCTGAAATCTTCTTAAAATTTGATTAGAGTCTCGTACTGATAACGTGTTatgaaataactaaataaataaataaagaagaggtaacaaatataaaataaaaaaaatataaaaagagagaaaaatgtgTTAGTAGtataagagaaagagagaattttattgattgttcgTGGATATATGGCCTCAGATCATGTCCTATTTATATATGTATGAAgtatttatttttcaaccttcatTTAATGTGATTCTTTTAGGAATGGGCATCCACATCCTTCATTCTTATCAAAACAGAACGAAAAANNNNNNNNNNNNNNNNNNNGGTAACATTTTTCTATCTGAAATAGTAGATCTAAGCTAAGGTTAACATAAGAGAAAAAAATGATGATCTCCTAAAGTAGGTGGGGCAAAATGAACGGCTAAGATTAATTGAAGATGGGGTTGGGCATGGAGCAGCGCAGGATAGAGAGAAAGCATGAAGTGCAAAATAGATAGGATAGGAGAAGACAAGGTTACCCCTTTCGGTAGTGTTCCTACCACTCACTAACGATGGGGTATCCCAATCTGAACACTCTCAGTCTCAGCCNNNNNNNNNNNNNNNNNNNNNNNNNNACAGGTCCACCAGATAAGCAAAGTTTTTAATTTCATACACATATAACATATATATAGAGAAAAAGGTTATCTATTTCATTCTCATGACACCCTTCTATCTTGTGCCATTGCCACTGCTCCTATAACTTTGTTCCATTCACAACAAATCCGGACACCCAACATAACCAACTCTGTAAGTTCTTTCAACGTTTTCTGTTACTTTCTCAATGTTACATTTTTGCAATCGATTATTCTGCTGATTCTCAATCTATGATTTGAAGCTTAGATCTGTACATTTGATAAGATTCAATTTTCCCCGGTTATGGATTTGTTTCTTTTAATCACATGATTCCCCTTGGCATGTGTGATGCGTCACTTGCCGCCTTGCATTGATTTTGATTCCATTTCTGAGTTCTCCGTATCACTTCTGGTTTCAAGATAAGAACTCGAATTGTTCTCAAAGGTTTCACCTTTTTAGGAATCTGGCAACTGGGCAGTGGATATTAGCATCATATTTGTTTCTGCCTGCAGCGTTTTGATCAGTTCTGGAACTGTTTCATATCTCAATGAATTAGCATCTAATTGTTTGTTTATGAGCTGGGAGAGTAAATTAATGAGCAATGTACTATACTTGAATTCACATGATTCCTTATCAATGACATGAAATTCTTTTATGTCTCAGATAACAGAAAATGAGGGGGGGATTGTGGCAGCTTGGGCAATCAATCACCCGCCGACTTGGCCATGGTGATAAGAAGGCTGTTGCTCGTCGATTTTTCGCCTCTGAAGCTGAACTGAAAAAGACAGTTCTGTATGATTTCCATATCGCTAATAGTGGGAAGATGGTGCCATTTGCTGGATGGAGCATGCCAATCCAATACAAGGATTCAATCATGGACTCAACAATAAACTGTAGAGAGAATGGCAGCCTTTTCGATGTTTCCCATATGTGTGGGCTAAGCCTGAAGGGAAAGGACTCTGTTCCATTCCTTGAAAAGCTTGTCATTGCTGATGTTGCTGGGCTTGCCCCGGGAACTGGATCTTTGACTGTTTTCACAAATGAGAAAGGAGGGGCGATCGACGACTCGGTGATTACCAAGGTGAAGGATGATCACATATACTTGGTTGTGAATGCTGGCTGTAGAGATAAGGATCTGGCTCATATTGAGGAGCATATGAAGGCATTCAAGGCCAAAGGTGGTGATGTTTCGTGGCACATCCATGATGAGAGATCCCTTCTTGCTCTGCAGGTCATTTGTCACACTCTTGTACATTTGCTTCATGTGTCTTAACACACTTTGAACTTGCTGTGTTTTaggtttattttcttgttttgaatTTCCTTTTTTAGCAGTTTCTGTATTTTGTTTGATAAGATCTAGAACTTAATGGCAACCTTTGGGGTGGCAGTAAATATCACCTGCACTCTGGATATTTGGTAGAGTAACTCATTATGTTATGTATATATTGGAATTGGACTACTAAATTGTTTAGGTGATTTTTGAAGTTTGAAGTTGACTGCTAAATTGGACTTATGAATCTCTATTCCCGGAGAAAAACTAAGTATCCTAGTGTTCCTGCAACAGGGTCCTCTTGCTGCTCCTGTTCTTCAACATCTGACAAAAGAGGATTTGAGCAAGCTGTACTTTGGGATGTTCACTGTGATAGACATCAATGGCTCACAGTGTTTTCTCACCCGCACAGGGTATGCTTTCTTgtgatttctctctaaaatttgaaatttaccATAGTAATGCTCTTTGAAATTCTCTCTCATTTCACTTCTGCTACATCAATGTCAAATTCTGTCTCATAATTCAGTTTTTCTTGTTAGCCATTGGCGTACTTTGCATAATATCATTGAGACTTTCAGGTATACTGGGGAAGATGGTTTTGAGATCTCAGTTCCTTCTGAGAATGCAGTCGATCTTGCCAAGGCAATCCTGGAAAAATCCGAAGGGAAAATAAGACTGACCGGATTGGGTGCCCGAGACAGTCTGCGACTTGAAGCCGGATTATGTCTGTATGGTAATGACATGGAGCAACACATTACACCTGTTGAGGCAGGACTCACATGGGCCATTGGTAAGAGAAGAAGAGCTGAGGGTGGTTTTCTTGGAGCTCAGTTTATACTGAAACAGCTTGAGGAAGGTCCTAAGATCAGACGTGTTGGTTTCTTTTCTACTGGACCACCGCCTAGAAGCCACAGCGAGATTCAAGATGAAGGTGGCAACAACATCGGAGAAATCACCAGTGGTGGATTCAGCCCTTGCCTCAAGAAGAACATAGCGATGGGATATGTGAAATCAGGATTGCACAAGGCAGGAACCAAAGTAAAGATCATTATCCGAGGGAAAGCCAATGAAGGGGTTGTTACAAAAATGCCTTTTGTACCAACCAAATACTACAAGCCCTCCTAATTAACCTTGGATCACTTTGAACATTTCATTCCACATACCCTCTTGACCAGTTTTTCCTTAATCTGAATGTTCAACTTTTATGACACTATCCCTACTCATATCAAGTACAAGGAGAATGATTGATTTGCTTTGATGACTGTTTTCATTTAAAACATGTATGATAGTTGAATTCAACCTGTTATCTTGCAGTTGCACACATTGTTCATATAAAATAATTCTACTTTTGTGAGGCCACACCAACTTTAAACTTTTATGCAAATCCAGGATGGCACATTGCCCCTGATACACTTTATGCAAATTAACAATAGAGATCATTATCACAGAAAATGTTTCTTCTAGGGGCTTTTCATACATCAATCAACAATCTTCGAGGGTCCTCCACAACATCTTTGATGCGGCGCAAGAAAAAGACGGCCTCTCTTCCATCGATCAGTCGATGATCATATGTAAGTGCAATGTACATCATTGATCTTGGAACTACTTCACCCCCAACAACCATTGGGCGGTTCACTATAGAGTGCATACCAAGTATTGCTGACTGCCACCATTAAGATATTAGAAAAAGAATTAGTATGTTTACTGATACAATAGATCCATAGAGTCAAATGAAGCATGAAAAATGATAGGTGAGTTGAGCAATCATGTGGCTGGCATAGTATGAATATTTGCATAACCATTAGTTAAAATTCTTGCAGTCCTTTTGGTGATAGAATTATAACGGATCTGTGGAACTCACCTGAGGGGGGTTGATGATTGGGGTACTTAAAAGGCTTCCATAAACGCCACCATTTGATATGGTGAATGTACCTCCAGCCATTTCATCAATTGATATGGTACCATCGTTTGCCTTCTTTGCAAGCATGTTGATTTGCTTCTCAATGTCAGCAAAATTCAATTTATCAGCTTCGCGTAATACCGGAACAACAAGACCCTGAAACAAAACCCCATAAGAGTGAATCAGATATCACAGACATCAGGAAAGAAAAAGATCAAAATAttttcaagaataaatatgatCTGAAATAGTTATATATAGAATATAGAGATAAGATCATAAGATAAACACCTTTGATGTACCAACTGCAATACTAATGTCAATATAATCTCTATAGATGATGTCATCTCCATCAATTACACCGTTGATAACTGGTTGGTGCTGGAGTGCACTAACAGCAGCCTGacatgagaagagtcactaaatAAACACCATCAAGGTGCTGCAAACACATTGCAATATTGGCATATCTAAGGTACCTTAACAAATCCAGACATAAGTCCTAACTTCACACCATGTCTCTCGAAAAAGGCATCCTTGTAGTCAGCACGAAGCTTCATCAAATTAGTCCTGAACCAGTGAATATTCGAAGCAGCAGAAGTTAAAGATACAATTCAAAACCAGAGGGCACCATGGACAAAACCAAAGCATAGATTTAGTAACTTAATAACAAACAACTTACATATCAACTTCATTAAACGTTGTCAGCATGGCAAAAGTGTTCTGTGCATCCTTCAAACGCGTCGCCACACGTTTCCTGAGTCTTGTCATAGGAACCTGAGATTTTACAGTTTGAAAACACAAGCAACATGTGACAAATTACAAATAAGTCATCTTAAATAGATCTTTCAACAGGTAAATAAGCAATAGTTAGATGATAGCAACACTTACTCTTCTTTCCCTTTCCTTGGGGGGAAGTTGAGGTTCCTTCACTGAGGATTTAGAAGGCTGTGCTGCCTGTGCATCTGTCGCGGATGATGGACGGGATGAGGCTTTGGGAGAAGAGGGCTTAGCCTTGGGAAGTTCCTCAGTAACAGTTTTCTTTTCTGCCGGAGATGACTCAGGAGGTGGCTTGCTAGTTACTTTTTCAGATGAGGCTACATGAGCAACACCTTCACCAGATTTTGAAATTACAGCTATCTTGATACCAGGTTGAACAACATCGCCTTCTTTGGCAACAAGCTAGGGACAAGTCAACAAAACAAAGTCAAAGACATAATCATAACTTCTAAAGGTATAGTACTTTAATTAATCAGATTTAATACCTTCTGTATTATGCCAGCCTCAGGACTATTCACATCAATGGTCACCTACATGTGTCATACAAAGAAATAAGAATTTCATACCCGAATTCGGTTAAAACATAGTCCTCTGAATGCAAAGTCATTTTCCTAAGTACCTTATCTGTTTCTATTTGTGCAATTGGCTCATCAACTTCGACGCGATCACCAGGCTCTGCTCCCATTTTGTAAAATCATTAACACAAGCAACATAAGAAATTTCATGTATAAGAACAAAATCTGCCAATCCAGATCACTTGGTAGTAGATAGCTTACTCTTCAAGAATTTTGCAAGAGTGCCATCACTAATGGATTCACCCATAAAGGGCACAACAGCATCAGCCAAATCTCCTTCAGtggaacaataaaataaaataaaaatctcaatATATTGAACTTCAAGTAATAGAACACCTTCAATAGTTTTAAAAACATGATACCATACCATTTTCTGAAGAGTAAAGCCTAGTCCACATGGACAGAGGAAAAGATACTTGAACACCCCTGCAACAACAAATTGTATTCATGATCTTAATTTATATTAACTCATTTTATGTCTTAGCATCATAAAAACTGAGAAAAAAAATGTATACTGCTAGTAAATCATATTCCAGAGGAAAGGAAAATGTCACTGACCTGATATGTTTGACATGAGCTGGATAACCTGCCATCAAGTGTAAGCTAATATGATTCATATGAAGTAGCAGTATTAATGAATACTTGTTTAACATGAGAATTAAAACTTAACTAGACATACACTGGCAAATAGAAACTTAAGTAATTACCAGGGCAACCTTGGCGACCAGCAATGTTAACAATGTTTGATCCTCTTCCAAGAAGCACCAACTGCGATCAATAATCGAAACATGTAATTCAAGCAACCAATAAGTTATCCAGTTTTAAACAAGCAGAACTCAAGTTAAATCACGAAATCCTTGAAACTCAGTTGCAAAGAAGAACAAACTCCAAGCCTTAAACCGGGAGATACAGCCAAATACAGAACTAACAGAAGCAATACAGCATATCACATAACTAAACCTACATTGTAACAGATATAATGCCATCATGAAGATTAAACAAGTTAAGCTCTTAGGAAAGTTAGTCCAAGCTTGTATAAGATTTGTGACTTAATTAGAGAATAAAAACATAGATTGGTTAGTTACTGTTGATGCATTCAACTAGAGCTAGAGCTATATATGTGAATGAATGCGAACAGTAGGTACCCTTTTTGCTATGGTGGCATAACGTGGCGAGTTAGGAGGAGGAGGCCCCTGCAGTGCCTGCTTCAAAACCTGAACTCTCCGAAATTAGAAGGAAGCAAATAAAAGGATGAAGGCATGGAAGCTGAAATTTGAGAATGAATGAAATGCTTACCGAGGGTGTGGAGAAAGCATTAGTAGCAAGTTTGCGCCTGATGATGGTTGGCCACATGATCACAATGTTTTTTTGAATGGTGAAGAACAGAACAGAACAGAACAgaacagagaagagagagaatgaaCGACACCTTTTGAATATGAATGGGGCTTCATTCATTCAATAAACTATCAATTTACGTGTCTGGAAATTGTCTGTGTATGCAGAATGGGAAGCGTCTGGAATGTCcccacatttttttatttattttctttttagtttgtaTCATAAAAAAAAGTCTTTTATTTCTTAAGTAGGAAAATAATGATAACAAAGATGGTAATAAACTTTAGATAAAACAGACATACTCTCtgatattttaatttgataaattatattagtatctaaaaataaaataaa is a window encoding:
- the LOC107638635 gene encoding aminomethyltransferase, mitochondrial; the encoded protein is MRGGLWQLGQSITRRLGHGDKKAVARRFFASEAELKKTVLYDFHIANSGKMVPFAGWSMPIQYKDSIMDSTINCRENGSLFDVSHMCGLSLKGKDSVPFLEKLVIADVAGLAPGTGSLTVFTNEKGGAIDDSVITKVKDDHIYLVVNAGCRDKDLAHIEEHMKAFKAKGGDVSWHIHDERSLLALQGPLAAPVLQHLTKEDLSKLYFGMFTVIDINGSQCFLTRTGYTGEDGFEISVPSENAVDLAKAILEKSEGKIRLTGLGARDSLRLEAGLCLYGNDMEQHITPVEAGLTWAIGKRRRAEGGFLGAQFILKQLEEGPKIRRVGFFSTGPPPRSHSEIQDEGGNNIGEITSGGFSPCLKKNIAMGYVKSGLHKAGTKVKIIIRGKANEGVVTKMPFVPTKYYKPS
- the LOC107638634 gene encoding dihydrolipoyllysine-residue succinyltransferase component of 2-oxoglutarate dehydrogenase complex 1, mitochondrial isoform X2, giving the protein MAGYPAHVKHIRGVQVSFPLSMWTRLYSSENGDLADAVVPFMGESISDGTLAKFLKKPGDRVEVDEPIAQIETDKVTIDVNSPEAGIIQKLVAKEGDVVQPGIKIAVISKSGEGVAHVASSEKVTSKPPPESSPAEKKTVTEELPKAKPSSPKASSRPSSATDAQAAQPSKSSVKEPQLPPKERERRVPMTRLRKRVATRLKDAQNTFAMLTTFNEVDMTNLMKLRADYKDAFFERHGVKLGLMSGFVKAAVSALQHQPVINGVIDGDDIIYRDYIDISIAVGTSKGLVVPVLREADKLNFADIEKQINMLAKKANDGTISIDEMAGGTFTISNGGVYGSLLSTPIINPPQSAILGMHSIVNRPMVVGGEVVPRSMMYIALTYDHRLIDGREAVFFLRRIKDVVEDPRRLLIDV
- the LOC107638634 gene encoding dihydrolipoyllysine-residue succinyltransferase component of 2-oxoglutarate dehydrogenase complex 1, mitochondrial isoform X1, yielding MNEAPFIFKRCRSFSLFSVLFCSVLFFTIQKNIVIMWPTIIRRKLATNAFSTPSVLKQALQGPPPPNSPRYATIAKRLVLLGRGSNIVNIAGRQGCPGYPAHVKHIRGVQVSFPLSMWTRLYSSENGDLADAVVPFMGESISDGTLAKFLKKPGDRVEVDEPIAQIETDKVTIDVNSPEAGIIQKLVAKEGDVVQPGIKIAVISKSGEGVAHVASSEKVTSKPPPESSPAEKKTVTEELPKAKPSSPKASSRPSSATDAQAAQPSKSSVKEPQLPPKERERRVPMTRLRKRVATRLKDAQNTFAMLTTFNEVDMTNLMKLRADYKDAFFERHGVKLGLMSGFVKAAVSALQHQPVINGVIDGDDIIYRDYIDISIAVGTSKGLVVPVLREADKLNFADIEKQINMLAKKANDGTISIDEMAGGTFTISNGGVYGSLLSTPIINPPQSAILGMHSIVNRPMVVGGEVVPRSMMYIALTYDHRLIDGREAVFFLRRIKDVVEDPRRLLIDV